A genome region from Anastrepha ludens isolate Willacy chromosome 3, idAnaLude1.1, whole genome shotgun sequence includes the following:
- the LOC128856629 gene encoding HIG1 domain family member 2A, mitochondrial, protein MGKEEVALPDEELDWIQLRRDFGSFQAETTKEKMIRKIKENPAVPIGCLTTAGALTYGLYNFRTGNRRMSQIMMRTRIAAQGFTVLALVIGVVMTYDTKQ, encoded by the exons atgGGAAAAGAAGAAGTTGCCCTTCCAGATGAAGAATTAGACTGGATTCAGCTGCGTCGTGATTTCGGCTCATTCCAGGCCGAAACGACCAAAGAGAAAATGATacgcaaaataaaagaaaacccgGCTGTGCCAATTG GTTGTTTGACTACCGCCGGCGCGTTAACCTATGGGCTGTATAACTTTCGCACCGGGAATCGCCGTATGTCTCAAATAATGATGCGAACCCGCATTGCTGCACAAGGGTTCACGGTACTCGCGTTAGTTATCGGTGTCGTCATGACGTATGATACCAAGCAATAA